In Sedimenticola thiotaurini, the following proteins share a genomic window:
- the hisC gene encoding histidinol-phosphate transaminase, whose protein sequence is MNRFWSPIVQTLTPYVPGEQPKQTDLIKLNTNENPYPPSPRALQAMAAEAAESLRLYPDPNADRLKQAIADFHGVTPAQVFVGNGSDEVLAHTFLGLLKHDLPLLFPDISYSFYPVYSGLYEIDFVQVPLTEAFEIDPQDYQMANGGIIFPNPNAPTGRLLPLAAIETILQNNPDSVVVVDEAYIDFGGESAVALVDRYANLLVIQTLSKSRSLAGLRVGFAVGDEGLIEALERIKNSFNSYPLDRFAISGAVAAMEDRAYFSDTCQRVISTREQLAERLGELGFQVLPSAANFLFVRHPEQDGAELAARLREQSIIVRHFRQPRIDQFLRITVGTDEQSRLLLEALRQILA, encoded by the coding sequence ATGAATCGTTTCTGGAGTCCGATCGTTCAGACCCTCACCCCTTACGTGCCGGGGGAGCAACCCAAACAGACCGATCTGATCAAGCTCAACACCAACGAAAACCCCTATCCCCCGTCACCCCGGGCCCTGCAGGCAATGGCGGCGGAGGCGGCAGAGAGCCTGCGGCTCTATCCCGACCCGAATGCCGACCGGCTGAAGCAGGCGATTGCCGACTTCCACGGTGTGACACCGGCGCAGGTATTTGTCGGCAACGGCTCTGACGAGGTGCTGGCACACACCTTTCTGGGGCTGCTGAAACACGATTTGCCCCTGCTGTTCCCGGATATCTCCTACAGCTTCTATCCGGTCTACAGCGGCCTCTACGAAATTGACTTCGTACAGGTGCCGTTGACCGAGGCGTTCGAGATCGATCCGCAGGATTACCAAATGGCCAATGGCGGGATCATCTTCCCCAATCCGAACGCCCCGACTGGCCGCCTGCTGCCGCTTGCTGCTATCGAGACCATCCTGCAGAACAACCCGGATTCAGTGGTGGTGGTGGATGAGGCCTATATCGATTTCGGCGGCGAGTCAGCTGTCGCCCTGGTGGATCGTTACGCCAACCTGCTGGTGATCCAGACTCTCTCCAAGTCACGCTCCCTGGCTGGCTTGCGGGTCGGTTTTGCGGTGGGGGATGAGGGATTGATCGAGGCGCTGGAGCGGATCAAGAACAGCTTCAACTCCTATCCACTGGACCGTTTTGCCATTAGCGGAGCAGTGGCGGCGATGGAGGATCGGGCCTACTTCAGCGACACCTGTCAACGGGTAATCAGTACCCGGGAGCAACTGGCGGAGCGGCTCGGCGAACTCGGTTTCCAGGTGCTTCCCTCCGCAGCCAATTTTCTGTTTGTGCGCCATCCCGAACAGGATGGGGCAGAGTTGGCGGCCCGTCTGCGGGAGCAGTCCATTATTGTGCGCCACTTCCGCCAGCCCCGAATCGACCAGTTCCTGCGCATCACCGTAGGGACTGATGAGCAGAGCCGGCTGCTGCTGGAGGCGTTGAGGCAGATTCTTGCGTAA
- a CDS encoding ribulose-bisphosphate carboxylase, which yields MSLDQTSRYADLSLNEDKLIADGNHILVAYTMEPAAGNGYLATAAHFAAESSTGTNVEVSTTDDFTKGVDALVYEIDEANGIMKIAYPNELFDRNVTDGRVMLVSFLTLTIGNNQGMGDVKNAQMQDFYIPPKMLQLFDGPSKDISDLWRILGRPVQDGGYIAGTIIKPKLGLRPEPFAEAAYQFWLGGDFIKNDEPQGNQVFCPMKKVMPLVADAMKRAQDETGQAKLFSANITADDHYEMMARADYILETFGENASHVAFLVDGYVGGPGMITTARRQYPNQYLHYHRAGHGAVTSPSSKRGYTAFVLAKMARLQGASGIHVGTMGYGKMEGSRDDKVIAYMIERDSCDGPFYHQEWYGMKPTTPIISGGMNALRLPGFFENLGHGNVINTSGGGSYGHIDSPAAGAISLRQAYECWKEGADPVEYAKEHKEFARAFESFPQDADTIYPGWRDRLGVHK from the coding sequence ATGTCCCTTGACCAAACCAGTCGCTATGCCGACCTGAGTCTGAACGAAGACAAGCTGATCGCTGACGGTAACCACATCCTGGTTGCTTACACCATGGAACCTGCTGCCGGTAACGGCTATCTCGCTACTGCAGCACATTTCGCGGCCGAATCATCCACCGGCACCAACGTGGAGGTCTCCACCACGGACGACTTCACCAAAGGGGTCGACGCACTGGTATACGAGATTGATGAAGCCAACGGCATCATGAAAATCGCCTACCCGAACGAACTGTTCGATCGCAATGTGACCGATGGCCGGGTCATGCTGGTCTCCTTCCTCACCCTGACCATTGGTAACAACCAGGGCATGGGCGACGTGAAGAACGCCCAGATGCAGGACTTCTACATTCCGCCCAAGATGCTGCAACTGTTCGACGGCCCGTCCAAGGACATCAGTGATCTGTGGCGCATCCTCGGCCGCCCGGTGCAAGATGGCGGTTACATTGCCGGCACCATCATCAAACCGAAACTGGGTCTGCGCCCCGAACCGTTTGCCGAAGCTGCTTACCAGTTCTGGTTGGGTGGTGACTTCATCAAGAACGACGAACCCCAGGGTAACCAGGTGTTCTGCCCCATGAAGAAGGTCATGCCGCTGGTGGCTGACGCCATGAAACGGGCCCAGGACGAGACCGGCCAGGCCAAACTGTTCTCCGCCAACATTACCGCGGATGACCACTACGAGATGATGGCCCGTGCCGATTACATTCTGGAAACCTTCGGCGAAAACGCCTCCCATGTGGCGTTCCTGGTGGATGGCTACGTGGGTGGCCCCGGTATGATCACCACCGCCCGTCGCCAGTATCCCAACCAGTACCTGCACTACCATCGTGCCGGCCATGGAGCGGTCACTTCGCCTTCCTCCAAACGCGGCTACACCGCCTTTGTACTGGCCAAGATGGCCCGTCTGCAGGGTGCCTCCGGTATCCACGTGGGTACCATGGGCTACGGCAAGATGGAAGGTTCACGGGATGACAAGGTAATCGCCTACATGATCGAGCGCGACAGCTGCGACGGTCCGTTCTATCACCAGGAGTGGTACGGCATGAAACCCACCACCCCGATCATCTCCGGTGGCATGAACGCACTGCGCCTGCCCGGCTTCTTCGAGAACCTGGGCCACGGCAACGTGATCAACACCTCCGGTGGCGGCTCCTACGGCCACATCGACAGCCCGGCGGCTGGCGCCATCTCCCTGCGTCAGGCCTACGAGTGCTGGAAAGAGGGTGCCGATCCGGTCGAGTACGCCAAGGAGCACAAAGAGTTTGCCCGCGCCTTCGAGTCGTTCCCGCAGGATGCGGATACGATCTACCCCGGCTGGCGGGATCGTCTGGGCGTGCACAAATAA
- a CDS encoding LysR family transcriptional regulator, translating into MNFTIRQLKVFEAVATHLSFTRAADELYLSQPAVSMQIKQLEENVGLPLFEKLGKKIHLTAAGRELHTYGKAIFRQLDEMEEVMEAQKGLSRGRLDIAVASTVNYFAPRALGAFSRRYPGVRLSLSVNNRKELMRMLEQNEKDLVLMGQPPEALDLDYEEFMDNPLVVIAPPDHPLVGESNIALQTLAEETFLMREAGSGTRLALERFFQEQGLELHSGMELNGGEAIKQAVRAGLGLAVVSAHTIELELETGRLVTLDVEGFPLLKKWFMVHRRGKRLSPSAQAFHDFLLGDGLEEIQQIR; encoded by the coding sequence ATGAATTTCACAATTCGGCAATTGAAAGTATTCGAGGCAGTAGCCACGCATTTGAGTTTTACCCGGGCGGCCGATGAACTATATCTTAGTCAGCCAGCGGTTTCCATGCAAATCAAACAGTTAGAGGAGAACGTGGGCCTGCCGCTGTTTGAAAAGCTGGGCAAGAAAATTCACCTCACAGCGGCCGGTCGGGAACTCCACACCTATGGCAAGGCGATCTTCCGTCAACTGGATGAGATGGAGGAGGTGATGGAGGCACAGAAAGGGCTGAGCCGTGGCCGTCTGGATATTGCTGTGGCCAGTACCGTCAACTACTTCGCTCCCCGGGCGCTGGGGGCCTTTTCCCGCCGCTATCCCGGGGTACGGCTCAGTCTCTCGGTGAATAACCGTAAGGAGTTGATGCGGATGCTGGAGCAGAACGAGAAGGATCTGGTATTGATGGGACAGCCGCCGGAAGCGCTCGACCTGGATTACGAAGAGTTCATGGATAACCCGCTGGTGGTGATTGCGCCACCCGATCACCCGCTGGTGGGGGAGTCCAATATCGCTTTGCAGACCCTGGCCGAGGAGACCTTCCTGATGCGGGAAGCGGGGTCGGGAACCCGCTTGGCACTGGAGCGCTTTTTCCAGGAACAGGGGCTTGAACTGCACAGTGGCATGGAACTGAATGGCGGGGAGGCGATCAAGCAGGCGGTACGGGCTGGTCTGGGCCTTGCCGTGGTATCGGCCCATACCATCGAGCTGGAGCTGGAGACCGGCCGACTGGTGACCCTGGATGTGGAAGGTTTCCCGTTATTGAAAAAATGGTTCATGGTGCACCGCCGGGGCAAGCGACTCTCTCCTTCGGCGCAGGCTTTCCACGATTTTCTGCTGGGTGATGGTCTGGAGGAGATCCAGCAAATTAGGTAG